AAAGACCGCCGCGCTTTCGAGCGGGAGCATACCGAGGACTGGATCGTGGTCTCGGCGATCACGTCCGACCATCAGCAGGGCTTCGTCGAATGCGTCGCGGCGCTCGGCGGCAAGCGTGGACGCGGTGCGGAGGAGCGGCGTTTTCTGGTTCCCGCCGACGAATACAAGGTCGGCCGCTTCGGCTTCGTGATCGATCCGGACCGTCACCAGGTCTATGGCGGGCCATCGGATTTCATCGGCTGGCAGGGGAGGTCGCCATGAGCCCTTCCCAGGATCGCCGCGTGCAGCTGTTCCGGATGGAAGCGGCTCGCCGACAGACGCAGCGCCAGCTCGACATCATCCAGCGGCAGATCACGCGGCGCATGACGGCGCTGATTCCCACACTCCAGCCGCGTCGAACCAGCTACCGGCGGGGTAAGCCGCCTGATCCGCGCGCCTTCCTAGAACGCTACCGCTCGAACCTCGCCGCGCTGACCGCGGAGCGGCAGCCCGAAATCGATGCGCTCTCGCGCAAGCTCGTGCGGCAGGACCGGGCGATCGCCGCGCTGCGAGAGCGCCGGGGAACTTCGCTGCCTTCAGGACATGGGTACAGCGAAGCGGGCCGGATCATACCGTCATGCCGCGCATGATGCATCCGGGCGGTAGTGCATTACCAGCCCAGATCGGTTTCCGCGAAGTCATCGCCCTTATAGGCGACCTTGATCCGGTAGGCCTTGGCACAGGCGTAGGAGAAGCAATCGCCCAGGTTCAGCCTGGCGGGATGATTGACGATCTTGCCGAACCGCTGGGCCGCATCGAGGGCCTTCGTGCCGACGTCGCCAGAGATCATGGCCTCCTTCGCTTCGATATCGGCAATGAACTGATCGACGAGCTGCCGGGCCTGTGCCAGCATGTCAGGCGTCGCGGACTTGTCGCGGCCTTTGGCCTCGGCCATCCGCCGCGTCAGGGACAGCGCCGCTTCCATTCGCACGACAGCCGACACGTAAAACGGTCCGTCATGCTCGCCGAGCCTGTCCATCAGATTGCCGGCGTCGCTCTCCTGCGCGAGGATGGCGACGATGACCGACGCGTCGACGAACAGCATCAGTCCTCGCCCCACATCTCGTCGGTTTCGCGCTTGTGATCGCCGGGCGCGAATGGACCTGCCGCCCGCGCCATGGCGAGGGACTTGGCAAGCCGATCTCGCATCGGCAGACTGCCTTTTCGATGGGCGATTTCGTGCTTGAGGGCGGTTTTGACGGCCTCGACCTTGGAGGTCCTGGTAAGGCCGACGAGTTCCGCGGTCAGCTTATCGACCTCCGGATCCTTGATATAGAGAGGCATGGAGCATATCCTTTTGAGGATATAAGGATATGCTCGTTTTGATATCCCGGCAAGTTTCCGCGTTGGGAATCGTTCACGACAGGGGGCTGGGTCAGACGCTCCCGGACATGTCTGAAGGGGGAACCATGAGGCGCATCGAGATCGAGATTTCCGAGGCGGAAGCCGCTCTCCTTGAGCAATTGGCGGCGCGCTGCTCGGAGATCAACAAGGAGCGCGAGGGAGCGACGTCGCACGGTGAACTCACCGTCGAAGGCTTAATTACGATGCTGACTGAGGATGCCGCCACCGTCATTCGACGCCCCGGCTCGTGGGAAGGATCGAACATGCACACGGTGCTGACGGCGCACGGATACGATGTCTGACAAGCGGCGGCCAGCCACCTATAGCGGTGGAAGCTATAGCGCCGATTGGAATCGATGGTGACGAAAGCGTCGCCTTCGAGCGTG
Above is a window of Hyphomicrobiales bacterium DNA encoding:
- a CDS encoding Antitoxin VapB, which codes for MPLYIKDPEVDKLTAELVGLTRTSKVEAVKTALKHEIAHRKGSLPMRDRLAKSLAMARAAGPFAPGDHKRETDEMWGED
- a CDS encoding VapC ribonuclease R02377, whose protein sequence is MLFVDASVIVAILAQESDAGNLMDRLGEHDGPFYVSAVVRMEAALSLTRRMAEAKGRDKSATPDMLAQARQLVDQFIADIEAKEAMISGDVGTKALDAAQRFGKIVNHPARLNLGDCFSYACAKAYRIKVAYKGDDFAETDLGW
- a CDS encoding hypothetical protein (Evidence 5 : Unknown function), with product MLVLISRQVSALGIVHDRGLGQTLPDMSEGGTMRRIEIEISEAEAALLEQLAARCSEINKEREGATSHGELTVEGLITMLTEDAATVIRRPGSWEGSNMHTVLTAHGYDV
- a CDS encoding conserved hypothetical protein (Evidence 4 : Unknown function but conserved in other organisms); translation: MSPSQDRRVQLFRMEAARRQTQRQLDIIQRQITRRMTALIPTLQPRRTSYRRGKPPDPRAFLERYRSNLAALTAERQPEIDALSRKLVRQDRAIAALRERRGTSLPSGHGYSEAGRIIPSCRA